A stretch of DNA from Noviherbaspirillum sedimenti:
GAACGGATGGAACTCCCGTCCCATCTGCATTCCACGAAGCGTCAGTGATTCACCCAAATTTACAGAGCCATTCATTGATTCGCTGAATTTCATCTTCTTGTTCCATCAAAAATGGATGACTGGAGAAATTACATTCCCCGCTCCAGCCCGAGTCTGGCCAGACCACCATCCATTATTTTGTTTGATCATGCCCATACTTGAACATCTACATGCTCTGGTATTGAGTAGTTAATCCTCTTTTCGCTCCTAGATTGTATGGCTCAACTGGAATGGACTTTTAATCACCATCAGTGCGCAAGCAGATTTCGTTGGACGACTTACGGCAGTGAAATATTTTCAGCGTGGGGACAAGCTATCAAAGTTTGTTTAATGCAAGCAAAGTGCCACGCTGAGAGAGAGACTGATCAGAAGGAAGGAAGGAAGGAAGGAAGGAAGGAAGGAAGGAAGGAAGGAAGGAAGGAAGGAAGGAAGGAAGGAAGGAAGGAAGGAAGAGACAAGCTGTCGCGCACAAGGGATGGACAATGCACGATCAATGCCGCCATCAACCCCCCAATGCGCCTCGGGAACTTATATACGTTTTGTGTAACTCAATCATTAAAAATCATGCCTTATTGATTCAATCATCGAATCAATCACAGCGCATTTTCACGTGACTCGATGCCTGGCTGCATTTTTTGATGGTCGAAGCACAGGTCGGATGTTGCTCTTCGATTTTTTCAACGGAATAGGCCAAAAGCGGACGCAGCCCATTACAGATACGGTGTGACATGTCGCATCGCACGCGCTACGTAGTCCTCTTTTTCCCCTACTGGTGCGACGTAGTGAAGTGCGGCCCTCGCTGCCTCAGTGCCCTCCAGACGGGCGATCATCCAGGCGGCAAGGTACTGTGATGCAAGGCACCCACCCGCGGTTGCGATGTTACCCTCGGCAACGAAAGCCTGGTTCAGTACGGCAACGTCGGCTTCCAGGACCCAGGGTTTCGTCGTCAGGTCTGTACACGCCGGGACACCCTCAAGCAGCCCAAGCTTGGCAAGCACGAGCGTGCCGGAGCATTGCGCTCCCAACAGTTGCCTTGATGGATCAAGCTGTAACTGCGCCATCAGCGCCCTGTCCGCGACGACTTCCCGCGTCAACAGGCCGCTGCCTACGATGACTGCATCGGCAGCACTTGCCTCGCGAAGGGATGCCTGCGCTTCGAGGACCACCCCGTTCATCGATCGGACGTGTCTCGTGGGACTGGCGATCGAAACGCGCCATCCTGGCTTCTTGACGCGATTCAGGATACCCAATGCGATGAGCGAATCAAGTTCGTTGAAGCCTTCGAAGGTGAGTATGGCGATGTGCATGGTGTCGTTTTACCTTTGCGAATGGAATTGCGATTAAACCATCGTATGCGAAGGATGCAGTACAATCAAATTATTGTATTGGATACATTCCAGCATGCCCCACGCCCGCTACAAATTTTTGGTCGACGCACTTGCAGCCGATATTCGCTCAGGGCGCCTGCTGCCAGGCACGCGCTTGCCGACCCACCGCCAGCTCTCTGCTAAGGAGGGAATCGCCCTGGTTACTGCGACACGGGTCTATGCCGAGCTCGAAGCCATGGGCTTGGTCAGTGGAGAGACTGGCCGCGGCACCTTTGTTAGAGAAACTTCGCTGCCTCACGGCTTGGGCATCGATCAACATGCGGCAGCGGCGGGCATGGTGGATCTCAATTTCAACTATCCGTCGCTACCAGATCAAGCAGATTTGTTACGTGGCGCCTTGCGTCAGCTGGCCGCCTCCGGTGACCTGGAGGCCATGCTGCGCTATCAGCCTCACAGTGGGCGCCAGCATGAGCGGGATAGTGTTGCTCGTCACCTCGCATGTCGCGGGCTGGCGGTTGGTGGCGATCAAGTGTCGATTGTGAGTGGAGCGCAGCATGGGCTGGCAGCGACTGTCATGGCGCTGCTGCGGCCCGGTGACGTGGTAGCGACCGACGCACTGACCTATCCTGGGTTCAAGGTGCTGGCTGAAGCCTATCGTCTGGAATTGGCACCGATTCCAACAACTGGCCGGGGTCCCGACCTGGGCGCGCTGGATCGGTTATGCATGAGCCGGCGGGTGCGTGCCGTGTACGCGATGCCGACGATGCACAACCCGTTGGGATGGGTGATGAGTGCACACTGGCGGCGGCAGATGGTATCGATCGCCCGTCGACATGAGCTGCTCATCATCGAGGACGCGGCCTACGCCTTCCTCGCGAAGGATCCACCCGCCCCACTGGCAGCGTTGGCACCAGAGACGACCGTGTACGTCTCAGGGCTTTCCAAGAGCGTGGCCACCGGTCTGCGCGTCGGATTCGTTGCTGCACCCGCTCGATGGGTTCCCGCGATCGAGCGAGCGATCAGGGCCACCACCTGGAACACGCCCGGCGTGATGACCGCGATTGCCTGCGGGTGGCTCGACGATGGCACTGTCGTCCGACTGGAGGCAGAGAAGCGTCGGGATGCAATGGTCCGTCAATCAATAGCCGGTGAGGTCCTCGCCGGATTGCGATGCGTTCGCCATCCGGCGTCCTATTTTCTCTGGCTACCTATGCCAGAAGAGGTTCGAGCCGACCAGGTTGCGATGGCGCTCACGCGCGAGCGCATCTCGGTGTCCACCGCCGAACCATTCGCGACGTCCGCCCACGTGCCGCATGCAATCCGTCTGGCGCTCGGGTCGGTAGAGTTGGACGCGCTTCGGGAAGCGTTGGAAAAGGTCAAGCGAGTGATCGGCGACTATGCGTTTTGAAGCAATCCGAGTGTCATACGCCCAGCACTTTACATTTAACAGACAAGTCGCGTGATAGGCACTGATGATCAATCTATGCCTTCCCACCATTTGGA
This window harbors:
- a CDS encoding DJ-1/PfpI family protein, producing MHIAILTFEGFNELDSLIALGILNRVKKPGWRVSIASPTRHVRSMNGVVLEAQASLREASAADAVIVGSGLLTREVVADRALMAQLQLDPSRQLLGAQCSGTLVLAKLGLLEGVPACTDLTTKPWVLEADVAVLNQAFVAEGNIATAGGCLASQYLAAWMIARLEGTEAARAALHYVAPVGEKEDYVARAMRHVTPYL
- a CDS encoding PLP-dependent aminotransferase family protein yields the protein MPHARYKFLVDALAADIRSGRLLPGTRLPTHRQLSAKEGIALVTATRVYAELEAMGLVSGETGRGTFVRETSLPHGLGIDQHAAAAGMVDLNFNYPSLPDQADLLRGALRQLAASGDLEAMLRYQPHSGRQHERDSVARHLACRGLAVGGDQVSIVSGAQHGLAATVMALLRPGDVVATDALTYPGFKVLAEAYRLELAPIPTTGRGPDLGALDRLCMSRRVRAVYAMPTMHNPLGWVMSAHWRRQMVSIARRHELLIIEDAAYAFLAKDPPAPLAALAPETTVYVSGLSKSVATGLRVGFVAAPARWVPAIERAIRATTWNTPGVMTAIACGWLDDGTVVRLEAEKRRDAMVRQSIAGEVLAGLRCVRHPASYFLWLPMPEEVRADQVAMALTRERISVSTAEPFATSAHVPHAIRLALGSVELDALREALEKVKRVIGDYAF